Genomic DNA from Nicotiana tabacum cultivar K326 unplaced genomic scaffold, ASM71507v2 Un00495, whole genome shotgun sequence:
TTTTAAAACATTGTATTCAACAACAGACGTTTGACCTTTAATTCAATCACATGTGCACTCTTAATCCCTGAATTTGATGAAAGCTAATGAGTACTCAAAAATTAACAAAATAACTATTtgaaatatcataaaaataaggagagaaattaaaaagaaaaacagtAGCAGAACGTGATAACTGCCAACTTCCTACTCTGCGTTGCCACTTTTTATCCTCTTCTCCCTTGTCATCTGGAACATAATACTGTTGGCTAGCTTTCTAACCAAGGGCAAGGGGTTGTGTAGTGGGATGAGAAAACTTTAGTGGACAGGAAAATAGAAGGGTGGCGAGGAAGGGGCCAGGAGGTCGTGGTCGTATTCTGGCTTTTGTGCTCCTTTCATTTCCATGTCTCTGCTAAACTCGAGTCCTCGGAATGTTTCGTCACCGAAGATGATGATGTTATCCTAAATTTTCTGATATAGTGTCGGAACAAGCTTTTAGCCGTATAGCATCCTAATTGGTTTGTATCTTCATTTTCTGTGTACGCCAAAATTTTATTCACGCAAGTGTTCCAGTATTACATGCAAACTTTGATAGATAAAACTACTGATAAATCAGAACATTATATACAAATACACAAAGGCAATGATTACCTTCATTTTGTAACACTCTAATAGTACGCACATGGTTAACTTTGAAATACTTGAGCATGTTGTCTCTGGTGAAAGCAGTAGGAGGATGAACAAGAGGTTGGAGAGGATCAGCAAGCGCGAAGTTGGAGGAGGAAGTAGAGTCGTCATCCAGTTCTACTacgttttcttttttatttttttctgttttaatCAAAATTCTCTAGTTTTTACTATCTTCCATTAGTTTCTGTTAACTCCAAGTAGTAAAGCGCACGTATTGTCCAATTAAAGGCAAGATATGTGAAGTTAAATAATATGGAACTAAATCCGGAATAATGCATTACTTCATATACCAAAATCGCAATTCTCCCCTTTTTTCCATTCAACATTTTTGGCTTCTTATGATCACACTGCCAGTCAATAGAGGTCAATCAATAGAGACCGGGGGAGTAAGCAAACAAACAGGTAAAGTTATTCCAGAGAGTTTAAGAAAGCGTACCAATGGCTGTTGAGGTATTGTCTTGTGCAGCCCAGGTGGGGTCTAGTAGAGCATAGCTAACAGCAGATTCTAGTTCACCCACTGATCTTTTTGCATCAGTAAGCCACCAACTTTCTTTGATTATGTGTGCAGCTTCAACATATAGCTGTACATGAAACTCCGGAGGAAGTTGTGCCAAAAGAAGACCACAAGCTTGGATCAACAAGCAAGACAGCTGTTGGCAAGTATAACCACTACGTGAAACAAAATTAGAAGTATTCATTCCTGAAACCGATGGAGTCGTCCTAGTTGCACCCAAAGAATCAGAACTTCCCCCTGAAGGAGAAGTAGGCAAGATAGAGCCTTGTCCAGAACTACCAGGAGCTCCATGTAGCCCATTGCTGGATTGGACAAGGGTTGGTTGTATGTGAACAACAATTTGAACAAGAGCTGAGACAATCTGCGAAGGACAAACAGGCAGAGAAAGTAACTCTATTACAGCTGTTTCAAGAGTCAGCTGGGTGAAAGTCCCAGGGTCTTGCATCTGATAATATGGTTTCTGCACTTCAGAAGAATTAGTTGGCCCAGGTTGTGATGTGGCTTGGATCTTGCCATGGGGAGCACGCATAGAATTATTTGCAAAATCTCCCATTGCTGCACATTTGGAGCTATTATTTAAAGCAGGAATAACATGTTTCACCAGTCCTAATAAAAGAGTAGCAAAGTAGTCCAATGGTGGACACATGGCTGCATTTGATGAGTTGATATGTTGCGGGAATGACTCAGAAAATGGAATCTGAAAGGAAGAAGGGAAAAAAGAATGATTCAGTGATTATTAAAAGAGAAGGGCAAAAACAATTAGCAAGTTACAAAAGCATCGACCATCATCACCTTTTTAATATCCAAGATATTTAATATGCGGAGTATTAGCTTTCCAGGAAGATGACCATAGAAATAAGCCAGTATATCACGAACAAACGTAAAGTTCAGAGGATAGTAATGAAGGAAGGTCGAATAAACTTGGAGAGCTCTATCAGCTGCATCCATAGCGTCATTTTCAACGAGTCTATATATGATTAGGGGGATGATCGGAAGCAGGCGTGCAGCAATATCATCAAAAAATGTTGGATACCTGAAACCATAATGATCAAGCAAGAAAAGGTTAATAGGTGTATCCTCGAGATCTGAAATCTGAGAATTGATATATTACTACCTATGAGCATAACAAACAAGAGATGATACAATGCGTACACATACAACATACACACGCATggatcatcaataaaagtaacaccGACACTTGAATCACCAGTGAATTTCAACAAAtggaaaataaataaatgaagaacaGTGAAATTGAGGTTAAATAACATAGGTTTGCTGTGCccaaatgcaaaaaaaaaaaaatcagatatttaCGATGGTTATTCCAGGAGAATGGGATGACAGATGAAGATGTATACACATAAAATCAAAATCGGATGGTTGAAATGGTGAAGCCTACAAGGGTAAGTTCTATAGAACAGTTATAAAACCAACAACACTAGATATGAGTGAATGTTGGGCCACCAAAATTCAACACATCCACAAGATGAATATCGCAGAGACGCAGATGCCAAGAGTACTAATAACCTATGTTGAGATACGATCACCCATTGGATAGAGGTTAAAGAGATACCTAGCTTATCGGGTTGGGATCAGACATTGGAGATACCTAACTTATTGGGTTGAGATCAGACCGTTGTCACTAGCTTGACATTCCCATAATCTTCAATTTTCCTCCCAATCAGATTCCTTCCTGATCGCTGTGTCAGAAATGTCTATTCCAACAACAATTTGTATTCCTTCATAATTTTAAAGATGAGAAGACAACACTAGAAAATTTAGAACACATAAAGCAAGATATACATTTTTTGCATTTAGCATTTTTCTAAAAGATAAGTATGTTCCAGTTTTGGTGCTAGACCTTATaccctcatttttgaaactaCTGTTTATGTTCAGTATTCTAGAGTTGTTCCGAAGGGAgcgccttggagcaacggtaaagttgtcctCATGTGACCAataggtcatgggttcgagccgtggaagcagccactaatgatTGCATTAGGGTAGACTGTTACATCACATCCTCGGGTtgcggcccttccccgaacccgTGAACGCGGCATATTTTGTGCACCACGCTGCCCTATTCTAGAGTTGTTCTCAATATACTTGGTAGCATGTACTTAGGATATGAATTTAGCATTTGAAGTAATCTATGTTGCCCGGACTTTCAAAAATCTTGCCACACCCGTgtcagatcctccaaaaatgcactacttttaGAGGATCGGACACGGACCCAGTtacattttcggagagtccgagcaacataagAAGTACGTATTTCTCTACAGATTTCAGTTGAGTTAAATTCAAAAAGTGATTAGCTTAATGGGAGCAAGATCATAGAGTGCTGTTACAGTCCcataatttgggtcgtgacagaacacAATTATAAGTTCTGCAGCACCCAAAAATATTAAACACCGAAAAATAAGCACGAATACACGAATAAGCATTCCAATGATCAGTGCTCAAAAGACCTAACTTGCAGCAAATTGTGTTTAATAGAATTGATTCTTCAAGCTAAATGCCTAATGGGTTTAGTCGTACTGGTCAACCAAGTTAGCTAGAGCCTCAGAAAGCTGCCAACGACTATTTGTTACCATTTTCAAAAGGAAAGCTGCCAACGATGACGTCAACACTGTTATTATAAATTTTTCAGTGCCTTTTTATTGCATATAGAGAAGTAAGCAAGCACTATGACCAGTTACATAACAATTCAGACAAGAAAAGTAGGTTATTCTCTTGGTTATCTCAATGCATGTATAATACATCGAATAGAAGAAGTTGAATTCTGGGGCTGGAAAGGCAACGTAGTTTTAATCGATCAGGCGAATCATTAAATCTATCTGAACCAGCAGGAATACTTCTTGATAAGAAAATATATGTATCGACCCGACCGGTCATATTGAGCTTTAACATTCCGTTCGAGGCCTTAAGTAGCTTCGTATatgcattatgacttgcgtgtatagttggttttgattttcgatAGGTTCGGAGAGATTTGGaagagtgattctcaatttggaaaCTTTTAAGTTGGAAtggttgaccaaggtttgacttttgagtaaaagacctcggaatcgaaatttgatggtttcaataggttcgtatggtgactTTGGAATAGGgagtgttcggatttggattcagtgattcctagaaggttttggctctatttaccgaagttggcaatttgaaggtttggagagtttattggtttgaccgggagttgactttgatgttatcgggcTTCGATTGGTGTTTCGGAACTTGGATAGGTGCAAAGTTTCGAATCCGGCAAGTTTGGTTGGAATCCGGAAGGTTTAGGCATGATTCGGACGTTTGGCGAAGTAGGAAAGTTTGGAAGCtaagagatggattttgattgcCGATTCTTGGTTTCGATGTTTGTTGTGGTGTCATGagcatttggataagtttggataaagTATTCGGACTTGTTGGTATGGTCGGATTGGGACCcggggctcgagtgtgtttcggattggTTTCAGACCATTTGTAAGTTGTTTGAACGATCTGGTATtggtgtgtcgcacctgcgatggttttcgCGTAGGTGCGAGGCCGTAGAAGCGATGAATTGGCCGCATCTACGCCTTTGCAGAAGTTGGGGTTCGTGCGCAGGTGCAAGATTAGGCTGGCTCAAGGTGTAGCGCAGATCCGCATTTATGGTCGCATCTGCAAATCCGCAAATGCGATAGCTTCTCCGTAGATGCGGTGGGGTTGTGTAAGTGAGGATCGCAGATGTGATCGatatgtcgcagaagcgacccttTGTTCCATAGATGCGAGACCCTTGGCAGACTTCATATTTTCGAGGGTTAGctcattttttcattattttgaaTTTCGGAACTCGGTAAGAAGCGatatttgaggagattttcatcaCTACTTTGTAGGTAAGTAATTTTAACTTGGATTTGATTATATATCTTGAGCCTCTGCGGA
This window encodes:
- the LOC107830172 gene encoding mediator of RNA polymerase II transcription subunit 23-like (The sequence of the model RefSeq protein was modified relative to this genomic sequence to represent the inferred CDS: added 485 bases not found in genome assembly); amino-acid sequence: MTYINHSFPQHRQYLCAGAWILMHGHPENINCINLGRVLREFSPEEVTANIYTMVDVLLHHIHLELQRGHPLQDLMLKACGNLSIFIWTHELLPPDILLLALIDRDDNPHALRIVINLLDSKELQQRVKLYLINRGPPEHWLSSGPFKRVELQKALGNYLSWKERYPTFFDDIAARLLPIIPLIIYRLVENDAMDAADRALQVYSTFLHYYPLNFTFVRDILAYFYGHLPGKLILRILNILDIKKIPFSESFPQHINSSNAAMCPPLDYFATLLLGLVKHVIPALNNSSKCAAMGDFANNSMRAPHGKIQATSQPGPTNSSEVQKPYYQMQDPGTFTQLTLETAVIELLSLPVCPSQIVSALVQIVVHIQPTLVQSSNGLHGAPGSSGQGSILPTSPSGGSSDSLGATRTTPSVSGMNTSNFVSRSGYTCQQLSCLLIQACGLLLAQLPPEFHVQLYVEAAHIIKESWWLTDAKRSVGELESAVSYALLDPTWAAQDNTSTAIGNVVALLHAFFCNLPQEWLEGTHLIIKHLRPVTSVAVLRIAFRIMGPLLPRLANAQTLFSKTLSLLLNILVDVFGRNSQLSAPIEATEITDLIDFLHHVIHYEGQGGPVQASSKPRSEILALFGRATENLRPDVQHLLSHLNSDANSSIYAATHPKIVQTP